A DNA window from Microcystis aeruginosa NIES-843 contains the following coding sequences:
- a CDS encoding Rpn family recombination-promoting nuclease/putative transposase: MNPTTANYDEPWKEALSEYFEAFLYFFFPEVHQLIDWTKIPESLEKELKRITASAKTKKRFADKLYKVWLLRGEEVWILIHIEIQSQYEENFPQRMYIYNYRAFDLYQKPVISLAILGDERVNWRPDSYNYTIAGCEVSLKFPTVKLLDYEERWTELEASSNPFAMIVMAHLKTKATTGKLPQREQWKWKLIRGLYEKEFEREQIIKLFEIIDNMMTLSPELQSSLESKIKQFEEEKTMPLMSNMELRGIERGKEIGVLEKSRDDIKTVLTVRFGQISSEIEEIIGKMTNPTILEELLKLAATANSLAEFKQSLAKINI; the protein is encoded by the coding sequence ATGAACCCAACAACCGCCAATTATGATGAACCCTGGAAAGAAGCATTAAGCGAGTATTTTGAAGCGTTTTTATACTTCTTTTTTCCTGAAGTTCACCAATTAATTGATTGGACAAAAATTCCCGAATCCCTAGAAAAAGAACTCAAACGGATTACCGCTTCAGCAAAGACCAAAAAACGTTTCGCTGACAAACTCTATAAAGTTTGGTTACTCAGGGGTGAAGAAGTCTGGATTTTGATTCATATTGAAATTCAAAGTCAATACGAAGAAAATTTTCCTCAGAGGATGTATATTTATAACTATCGGGCCTTTGATTTGTATCAGAAACCGGTTATCAGTCTCGCTATATTAGGAGATGAACGAGTAAATTGGCGACCAGATTCCTATAATTATACTATCGCCGGTTGTGAAGTCAGCCTCAAATTCCCAACGGTTAAATTACTGGACTATGAGGAAAGATGGACAGAACTAGAAGCAAGTAGCAATCCTTTTGCTATGATAGTCATGGCACACCTGAAAACAAAAGCGACTACTGGGAAGCTGCCACAACGGGAACAGTGGAAGTGGAAGTTAATCAGGGGATTATATGAAAAGGAGTTCGAGAGGGAACAGATAATTAAACTGTTTGAAATCATCGACAATATGATGACTTTATCCCCTGAATTGCAGTCAAGCTTAGAGAGTAAAATTAAACAATTTGAGGAGGAAAAAACCATGCCTTTAATGAGTAATATGGAGTTACGAGGAATCGAACGCGGTAAAGAAATTGGGGTGCTAGAAAAAAGCCGTGATGACATAAAAACAGTTTTAACTGTGCGGTTTGGACAGATTTCTTCAGAAATTGAAGAGATAATCGGCAAAATGACTAACCCTACTATCTTAGAAGAGCTACTAAAATTAGCAGCTACCGCTAATTCTCTCGCAGAATTTAAGCAGTCTTTGGCAAAAATCAATATCTAG
- a CDS encoding DUF4347 domain-containing protein, producing MTSTLLPSFPAVDDVLFNFAQSDGLSQANRVDSVRNQRLTATVVFLDAGVSDYQSLQAGVIPEVATVILSPNQDGIEQISAFLPQNPQITTTTSIIKSVRYAIALHSLRVSKQLK from the coding sequence ATGACTTCTACCCTGTTGCCGAGCTTTCCTGCTGTTGACGATGTTTTGTTCAATTTTGCTCAATCTGATGGCTTGAGTCAAGCTAATCGGGTGGATAGTGTGAGAAATCAGCGTTTAACCGCTACCGTAGTTTTCCTCGATGCTGGTGTTAGCGATTATCAAAGTCTCCAAGCTGGAGTAATTCCAGAAGTCGCCACGGTTATTCTCTCTCCCAATCAAGACGGAATCGAACAAATATCCGCTTTTTTACCACAAAATCCCCAGATTACCACCACCACCTCTATTATTAAATCGGTGCGTTACGCTATCGCGCTTCACAGCCTACGAGTAAGCAAACAACTCAAATGA
- a CDS encoding Rpn family recombination-promoting nuclease/putative transposase, which translates to MNPTTANYDEPWKEALSEYFEAFLCFFFPEVHQLIDWTKIPESLEKELKRITASAKTKKRFADKLYKVWLLRGEEVWILIHIEIQSQYEENFPQRMYIYNYRAFDLYQKPVISLAILGDERVNWRPDSYNYTIAGCEVSLKFPTVKLLDYEERWSELEASSNPFAIIVMAHLKTKATTGKLPQREQWKWKLIRGLYEKEFEREQIIKLFEIIDNMMTLSPELQSSLESKIKQFEEERTMPLMSNMELRGIERGKEIGKEIGKEIGELRGIERGKEIGKEIGALENARDFVKTVLQARLGEVPLDVEQYLNKVSVLSTLQGIVKLAATANSLAEFKQSLAKINI; encoded by the coding sequence ATGAACCCAACAACCGCCAATTATGATGAACCCTGGAAAGAAGCATTAAGCGAGTATTTTGAAGCGTTTTTATGCTTCTTCTTTCCTGAAGTTCACCAACTAATTGATTGGACAAAAATTCCCGAATCCCTAGAAAAAGAACTTAAACGGATTACCGCTTCAGCAAAGACAAAAAAACGTTTCGCTGACAAACTCTATAAAGTTTGGTTACTCAGGGGTGAAGAAGTCTGGATTTTGATTCATATTGAAATTCAAAGTCAATACGAAGAAAATTTCCCTCAGAGGATGTATATTTATAACTATCGGGCCTTTGATTTGTATCAGAAACCAGTTATCAGTCTCGCTATATTAGGAGATGAACGAGTAAATTGGCGACCAGATTCCTATAATTATACTATCGCTGGTTGTGAAGTCAGCCTCAAATTCCCAACGGTTAAATTACTGGACTATGAGGAAAGATGGTCAGAACTAGAAGCAAGTAGCAATCCCTTTGCTATAATAGTCATGGCACACCTGAAAACAAAAGCAACTACTGGGAAGCTGCCACAACGGGAACAGTGGAAGTGGAAGTTAATCAGGGGATTATATGAAAAGGAGTTCGAGAGAGAACAGATAATTAAACTGTTTGAAATCATCGACAATATGATGACTTTATCCCCTGAATTGCAGTCAAGTTTAGAGAGTAAAATCAAACAATTTGAGGAGGAAAGAACGATGCCTTTAATGAGTAATATGGAGTTACGAGGAATAGAACGCGGTAAGGAAATCGGTAAGGAAATTGGCAAGGAAATTGGGGAGTTACGAGGGATAGAACGCGGTAAAGAAATAGGCAAGGAAATCGGAGCGTTAGAAAATGCTCGTGATTTTGTCAAAACAGTTTTGCAAGCTCGCTTAGGTGAAGTTCCTTTAGATGTGGAACAATACCTGAATAAAGTTTCGGTACTATCTACATTACAAGGGATTGTTAAATTAGCAGCTACCGCTAATTCTCTCGCAGAATTTAAGCAGTCTTTGGCTAAAATCAATATCTAG
- a CDS encoding Rpn family recombination-promoting nuclease/putative transposase — protein sequence MNPTTANYDEPWKEALSEYFEAFLYFFFPEVHQLIDWTKIPESLEKELKRITASAKTKKRFADKLYKVWLLRGEEVWILIHIEIQSQYEENFPQRMYIYNYRAFDLYQKPVISLAILGDERVNWRPDSYNYTIAGCEVSLKFPTVKLLDYEESWSELEASSNPFAIIVMAHLKTKATTGKLPQREQWKWKLIRGLYEKEFEREQIIKLFEIIDNMMTLSPELQSSLESKIKQFEEERTMPLMSNMELRGIERGKEIGKEIGKEIGELRGIERGKEIGKEIGKEIGALQKSRDAIKTVLTVRFGQISSEIEEIIGKMTNPTILEELLKLAATANSLAEFKQSLAKINI from the coding sequence ATGAACCCAACAACCGCCAATTATGATGAACCCTGGAAAGAAGCATTAAGCGAGTATTTTGAAGCGTTTTTATACTTCTTTTTTCCTGAAGTTCACCAATTAATTGATTGGACAAAAATTCCCGAATCCCTAGAAAAAGAACTCAAACGGATTACCGCTTCAGCAAAGACCAAAAAACGTTTCGCTGACAAACTCTATAAAGTTTGGTTACTCAGGGGTGAAGAAGTCTGGATTTTGATTCATATTGAAATTCAAAGTCAATACGAAGAAAATTTTCCTCAGAGGATGTATATTTATAACTATCGGGCCTTTGATTTGTATCAGAAACCGGTTATCAGTCTCGCTATATTAGGAGATGAACGAGTAAATTGGCGACCAGATTCCTATAATTATACTATCGCCGGTTGTGAAGTCAGCCTCAAATTCCCAACGGTTAAATTACTGGACTATGAGGAAAGCTGGTCAGAACTAGAAGCAAGTAGCAATCCCTTTGCTATAATAGTCATGGCACACCTGAAAACAAAAGCGACTACTGGGAAGCTGCCACAACGGGAACAGTGGAAGTGGAAGTTAATCAGGGGATTATATGAAAAGGAGTTCGAGAGGGAACAGATAATTAAACTGTTTGAAATCATCGACAATATGATGACTTTATCCCCTGAATTGCAGTCAAGTTTAGAGAGTAAAATCAAACAATTTGAGGAGGAAAGAACGATGCCTTTAATGAGTAATATGGAGTTACGAGGAATAGAACGCGGTAAGGAAATCGGTAAGGAAATTGGCAAGGAAATTGGGGAGTTACGAGGGATAGAACGCGGTAAAGAAATAGGTAAGGAAATTGGTAAAGAAATTGGCGCGTTACAAAAAAGCCGCGATGCCATAAAAACAGTTTTAACTGTGCGGTTTGGACAGATTTCTTCAGAAATTGAAGAGATAATCGGCAAAATGACTAACCCTACTATCTTAGAAGAGCTACTAAAATTAGCAGCTACCGCTAATTCTCTCGCAGAATTTAAGCAGTCTTTGGCTAAAATCAATATCTAG
- a CDS encoding DUF4347 domain-containing protein gives MTSILLPSFPAVDDVLFNFAQSDGLSQANRVDSVRNQRLTATVVFLDAGVSDYQSLQAGVIPEVATVILTPNQDGIEQISAFLPQNPQITTIHLYY, from the coding sequence ATGACTTCTATCCTGTTGCCGAGCTTTCCTGCTGTTGACGATGTTTTGTTCAATTTTGCTCAATCTGATGGCTTGAGTCAAGCTAATCGGGTGGATAGTGTGAGAAATCAGCGTTTAACCGCTACCGTAGTTTTCCTCGATGCTGGTGTTAGCGATTATCAAAGTCTCCAAGCTGGAGTAATTCCAGAAGTCGCCACCGTTATTCTCACTCCCAATCAAGACGGAATCGAACAAATATCCGCTTTTTTACCACAAAATCCCCAGATTACCACCATTCACCTCTATTATTAA
- a CDS encoding DUF4351 domain-containing protein → MTNNIDHYRLFKELISTFFVEFIELFFPQLIDYLDRESITFLDKEVFTDVTEGERYESDLVAQVKFRGKESFFLIHVEAQESSRKWFNRRMFTYFARFHEKFVLPIYPIVIFSYSKPKREAISQYVVDFPDLKVLEFNYQVVQLNRLNWRDFLNQPNPVASALMAKMNIAEKERAKVKAECLRLLITLRLNPAKMELISGFIDTYLNLNPVEEIQFQQEISTFSQPVQEGVMQITTSWMRQGIELGIEQGIERGIEQGIEQGIEQGIEQGIEREKTLILRQIKRKLGEINPSLETKIMQLSIDDVEVLGEALFDFSTVEDLINWLNTLITL, encoded by the coding sequence ATGACTAATAATATTGACCATTATCGCTTATTTAAGGAGTTAATCTCCACCTTTTTTGTCGAATTTATCGAGTTGTTTTTCCCTCAATTGATAGATTATTTAGATAGGGAATCGATTACTTTTTTAGACAAAGAAGTATTTACAGATGTCACGGAAGGAGAAAGGTATGAAAGTGATTTAGTCGCACAGGTTAAGTTTCGAGGAAAAGAATCTTTTTTTCTGATTCATGTAGAGGCGCAGGAAAGTTCCCGAAAGTGGTTTAACCGGCGAATGTTTACTTATTTTGCTCGCTTTCATGAGAAATTTGTCTTACCGATTTATCCGATTGTAATTTTTTCTTATTCAAAGCCAAAAAGAGAAGCGATTAGTCAATATGTAGTCGATTTTCCTGATTTAAAAGTCTTAGAATTTAACTATCAAGTAGTGCAGTTAAATCGATTAAATTGGCGAGATTTTCTCAATCAGCCGAATCCGGTTGCTTCAGCTTTGATGGCGAAGATGAACATTGCCGAGAAAGAGCGAGCAAAAGTTAAGGCCGAATGTCTGCGCTTGTTAATTACTTTAAGGTTAAATCCTGCGAAAATGGAATTAATTTCTGGATTTATTGATACTTATCTCAATCTAAATCCGGTCGAAGAGATACAATTTCAACAAGAGATTAGCACATTTAGTCAACCCGTACAGGAGGGAGTTATGCAAATTACTACCAGTTGGATGCGTCAAGGTATTGAACTAGGTATTGAACAAGGTATCGAACGGGGTATTGAACAAGGTATTGAACAAGGTATTGAACAAGGTATCGAACAAGGTATCGAACGCGAAAAGACATTGATTCTTCGTCAAATTAAACGCAAGTTAGGGGAGATTAATCCTTCATTGGAAACTAAAATTATGCAGTTAAGTATTGATGATGTCGAAGTATTAGGAGAAGCTTTATTCGATTTTTCTACGGTTGAAGATTTAATCAATTGGTTAAATACTTTAATTACCCTGTAA
- a CDS encoding DUF2281 domain-containing protein, giving the protein MSVADEIYKIVKSMPEDRANKILDFAKFLQAKPELEDKPLDFRDAAGLGQEMWQSIDVDAYIQQERSSWE; this is encoded by the coding sequence ATGAGTGTAGCCGACGAAATTTACAAAATCGTGAAATCAATGCCTGAAGATCGAGCGAATAAAATTTTGGATTTTGCAAAGTTTTTGCAAGCTAAACCAGAGTTAGAAGATAAGCCATTAGATTTCCGCGATGCGGCGGGATTGGGGCAAGAAATGTGGCAATCAATTGATGTAGATGCTTATATTCAGCAGGAGCGATCATCATGGGAATAG
- a CDS encoding type II toxin-antitoxin system VapC family toxin, with the protein MGIVLQPGNIVFLDTAPFIDFFEQHPIFFPYMEKLFYDVSIYQVKVITSMITFIEIVTHPARIGNQELVEQYRTYFTRSSQITLLPIDLSIAKEAIALPTQYTLKTPDAIQLGTAIAYSATYIITNDRQWKQLTHQNVLLVDEM; encoded by the coding sequence ATGGGAATAGTTTTACAACCGGGAAATATTGTATTTTTAGATACGGCTCCTTTTATTGACTTTTTCGAGCAACATCCCATCTTTTTTCCTTATATGGAAAAGTTATTTTATGATGTCTCCATTTATCAGGTTAAGGTTATCACTTCGATGATCACTTTTATCGAAATTGTTACCCATCCAGCAAGGATAGGTAATCAGGAGTTGGTAGAACAATACCGGACATATTTCACCCGTTCGAGCCAAATTACTCTGTTACCAATCGATTTATCTATTGCTAAGGAGGCGATCGCTCTTCCTACCCAATACACTCTCAAAACACCCGATGCGATTCAACTGGGAACAGCGATCGCATATTCAGCAACCTACATTATCACTAATGATAGGCAATGGAAACAGTTAACTCATCAAAATGTATTGCTAGTAGATGAAATGTAG
- a CDS encoding DUF4351 domain-containing protein, with product MTNNIDHDRLFKELISTFFVEFIELFFPQLIDYLDRDSITFLDKEVFTDVTEGERYESDLVAQVKFRGKESFFLIHVEAQESSRKWFNRRMFTYFARFHEKFVLPIYPIVIFSYSKPKREAISQYVVDFPDLKVLEFNYQVVQLNRLNWRDFLNQPNPVASALMAKMNIAEKERAKVKAECLRLLITLRLDAARMQLISGFIDTYLNLNPVEEIQFQQEISTFSQPVQEGVMQITTSWMRQGIELGIEQGIERGIEQGIEQGIEQGIEQGIEQGIEREKTLILRQIKRKLGEINPSLETKIMQLSIDDVEVLGEALFDFSTVEDLINWLNTLITL from the coding sequence ATGACTAATAATATTGACCATGATCGCTTATTTAAGGAGTTAATCTCCACCTTTTTTGTCGAATTTATCGAGTTGTTTTTCCCTCAATTGATAGATTATTTAGATAGGGACTCGATTACTTTTTTAGACAAAGAAGTATTTACCGATGTCACGGAAGGAGAAAGGTATGAAAGTGATTTAGTCGCACAGGTTAAGTTTCGAGGAAAAGAATCTTTTTTTCTGATTCATGTAGAGGCGCAGGAAAGTTCCCGAAAGTGGTTTAACCGGCGAATGTTTACTTATTTTGCTCGCTTTCATGAGAAATTTGTCTTACCGATTTATCCGATTGTAATTTTTTCTTATTCAAAGCCAAAAAGAGAAGCAATTAGTCAATATGTAGTCGATTTTCCTGATTTAAAAGTCTTAGAATTTAACTATCAAGTAGTGCAGTTAAATCGATTAAATTGGCGAGATTTTCTCAATCAGCCGAATCCGGTTGCTTCAGCTTTGATGGCGAAGATGAACATTGCCGAGAAAGAGCGAGCAAAAGTTAAGGCCGAATGTCTGCGCTTGTTAATTACTTTAAGGTTAGATGCGGCGAGAATGCAATTAATTTCTGGATTTATTGATACTTATCTCAATCTAAATCCGGTCGAAGAGATACAATTTCAACAAGAGATTAGCACATTTAGTCAACCCGTACAGGAGGGAGTTATGCAAATTACTACCAGTTGGATGCGTCAAGGTATTGAACTAGGTATTGAACAAGGTATCGAACGGGGTATTGAACAAGGTATTGAACAAGGTATTGAACAAGGTATTGAACAAGGTATCGAACAAGGTATTGAACGGGAAAAGACATTGATTCTTCGTCAAATTAAACGCAAGTTAGGGGAGATTAATCCTTCATTGGAAACTAAAATTATGCAGTTAAGTATTGATGATGTCGAAGTATTAGGAGAAGCTTTATTCGATTTTTCTACGGTTGAAGATTTAATCAATTGGTTAAATACTTTAATTACCCTGTAA